The following proteins are encoded in a genomic region of Terriglobales bacterium:
- a CDS encoding coatomer subunit epsilon, producing the protein KDAITLYKELIERPTSAVPNNVAQLELAAVYAPQQPLEAKRLYEQIQKDDPKSPAAQMAGDRLAELAKQ; encoded by the coding sequence AAGGACGCCATCACCCTCTACAAGGAACTGATCGAGCGGCCCACCAGCGCCGTTCCCAATAACGTGGCGCAACTGGAGTTGGCGGCGGTCTACGCGCCCCAGCAGCCGCTGGAGGCCAAGCGCCTCTACGAGCAGATCCAGAAGGACGACCCCAAGAGTCCGGCCGCCCAGATGGCCGGCGACCGCCTGGCGGAACTG